Part of the Danaus plexippus chromosome 23, MEX_DaPlex, whole genome shotgun sequence genome is shown below.
taataggtaagttaaaactttaaaaaataattcttatgtcagtttaataataatttagtcaAAACCTTTAGCGATATTTGTTAGCAAGGAAAGTTAGAGCATTCGGGaattggtttaaaatataaaaattctagtATGTTATGTGAGTGTCAAATGtcaatcatattaattttataaagtagttAAATTCTATGAGAATACCATGTTTTTCTGTTACCTAATTGCCTATATGAAGACTATgtgaaatttttttgtcagCTTGTGCTTAAGTGTTACAgccttgtaatataaattaacgtgcttacataaaaacaacttacgatatgtatattaaacaagTATAAGAACTTCTCACTGGTATGTTTTTTCTTACCaagatttcataaaaaacacTGATTTTAAATgaccaataaattaaaaatattttatttctatgtctTGTATAAGTTATAtgcaaataagaaatattaaagttattacaatattaattcagtATGTAATTGAATAAGAAacttaatttctatatatagactatacaaatatatgcattttaattatttattaaaaaactaaaagaacAAGATAAATATCTCCACCGTTTTTGAGAAAACGAAAGAGGAAAATTAtactattcataaatttttttgatggTTGATGTATGATAAAATCAACGTAATTCCGTATTTGTTGCATGTAAAGTCTCACATAAGTACAATCAATGGTGTGTATACACAGTGCTATAGGtgtctttgtaaataatttcagaaACGACCACAGAATACGTCACATATATCACAGACATACCAGAGGAGGATGTCGAGCAGGCTTTAATTCACGGTTATGGTCGATACACGACCCAGTCCTTCTTATATGATAATCACCAATATGAGAAAGCTTTCCCCGCGGACTTCGAAAGATGCTACGACGACATGATAAAGTGCAACACTGCCGTGTATGTTACATGAAGTGGTATAAATTAGgaactgtttaaatatttagtatgcAGTTTTAGATCAGCTATTCATACTGTTGCTGGATATTCGAGAAAAACTatgagaatttaattaaaaatctatcgaATTTCTAAAACTTATGAGCCTTACTTCAACATACTTTATGTCCCACTAGAATAGCAATTAGTTTTCAATGTTACGATGGCACGGCGTCGTGATGGTAGCGCTTATCAAGCAACGTCACATATTATACGacattttatccatacaaacTTTGCttctaagtttatttttgttatattttaaccaGTTCGTGGTATCAATTACAAAACGGCTGTcgtatttttgttatcaattctaaataaagataaactcAGATTACTATTCACATGATCAATATTTAGCTAAACTCCTacttatagtttaaaatgatgccgtttaaagaaaaacgagattataaaaattaagttggAACATCAAATTTCTTCTTATTTTAcaagagatttatatttattcatatttttctagAATTGTTCCTAAACCTGTCTGTGTCTACAACGATCCAAGCGATATGGATGAGGGTTATAGGCTTTTCTTGACATACTGTGACGCATATTTCGACAATTGCCTAAGAGGAATGAGTAAGTTTACTAAGTGTCCTAAGTGACAACACAATGATTTAGCACAGTTATATTCTGTGAAATacgtatttgaaatatttttatttaaggattTTGGCGTATACTGGATTTTGGTCGATGCGTAATGAATTATCAAGCTAAAGAATTACAATCTATTATAAAAACCAGAAAAAAGTATGGAACGAGTTTTAGAGAACTCTATGAATTCATATCATCAAACAAGGAATAAAATGATTGGGGATATATCTtgatatcataataatatagtataaatcaaagagataataaattaaatatcggAAACTTGTGTTTTCATCCTCAAAAACCATATAATGCCTTACAGCCTTGAGAGAAGGCgattagaatttaatattacacgaATAGTGTTTATTCTACctccttataataaaaaaagatatgaaaTTGAGAAGGTATCGAGCTATAatgaataagaataatttttattaaaggcgACATTAAAGTTCCGACTCGGAAAGAACATCGAAACTTAAATCCcgtcataatttaataaggcATTCAAATTGTTAAGTTTCTTTGAGAGCTTTGCGAAGTTGGAGTTGGTACGTTGGGCTAAGACGTAATGAATTTGTCAGAGATTCATTCTcgaatgtttgtttaaaattgttttttttttcatatattaaacatcTAAGTGCACGTTGCCTATTTTTCTTACTTAGTAAGATTTCaaccgtatattttttttaatattataatgaatgagTGAGacagttgtaaaataaaaaaaataaagatataattattccgaatattttgaaattacttaCACATTTTATAGCGCACATGTGATTTAATTctcttaataatgtttaattatgagATTGAAATGATTTCAGTACTATACTTAAACCGAAAAGAATTTTAACCTAGTTATCATAAAGACAATTTTTAACCACCATCTTTTTGTTCGTTCATGCCATCAAGAgcgaattaattaaagtaaattttgcaCGATGCTTATAGTTATctgattttaagaaaataatacttaattagaTACAGTACTGGAAGCGTATCTTTAATTGTTTTGTCAACTAAGCTGAAAaatgaaaccaatattttcggattactacgtattatttttaatatttttaaaactacttgctaccgacgtttcggttactgagccaaaaaattattaaaagtattataatttgttatgtaCATAAGtatgttattagtttttttaatttatatttgtttattttgcgagatttttttttttaatttgatgcaATTAtgggttttatataataatgtaataaataataaaatagcgtgtagtaatccgaaaatattggtttcatttaaatgaatactcgcgaaagtcttagatttcattaagttattaacttaattatttattaacttaacttatttataaaattaacttaaatttagtAGCAAAACTGTAGCTAAGGCCCTTActttaagtttcatttatgaagagtatacaatatttttatgatagtcCCTTAGTAGACAATACACTGTCTCAAACTCATAAGTGGTGAGTACGATTTACTGTCATTTTTGAAAGGGAAAGTGACAGCTTTTGCACGGCAGTGTAACAGaaagaaacataatataatttgcgGGATTAcgagtagtagtagtagtttatataaataacggtgtaacacattttttaatagttatttttaaacgtaaaagACACGAGTCAAAGTTATTTTGCGGATACTggctttgttttgttttgttgaatatttgaatttaatatttatttgtaagggACTAGGgtctgatttaaaattttccataatttatAACGCATATTGCGgccgtattataaaaatatatttaataacaattttataacaacaatgtTTCTCTCGAATGcatttttgaaaacatattttggagtaattaaaaatattacttttcatAGCAGGTCTTATAGTctcataacaaaatatgtgaTAAGATAATCAATAAACTTACGAGTACATACTCCTAcactagtaataaatatattttgttgtagtTAGACAAAGTCATCGTTAGATTTAAGCGATGAACTGTCTCAGTAACAACTTTAAGGACATATATGTCCTTAAAGTTGTTACTGAGACAGGGACTGTTACTGTCCCATTATAATGGgatttaagactttcgcgagtattcatttgaataaaactagtattttcggatttactacggaTTACTATGACGACATTTGCATCTCTTCTGCccctgatcacggttgctgcaaagtaaccaaaacgtccggagtatgtaattaaaataacaaaaaaaacgcGGAACGAATccgaatatattagttttctttttatttcaagacAACATTTATTCagtacaatttaataattatttttttgaaaaaccaacttttttaatatgtttatagcaAACGCATAATAATCGACAAATGCACTCACTATAAAGAGGGTCGACTATTGAAAGATATTTGTTAACTCCATTTCTGtaaaaattcttcataaatGTATCTctcatcaatatttattgataaagttatcttaataaagaaaaagaaatgggTGACGctgttagtattatttttcatgatattCAAGAcagttttactttttagtcgacggttaatacattttctattgTCATTTGGATGTGAAGCTGACGACCctatcttttaattaattatgatttaaaataaaagaaaatgaaccATGATTACATAAGATATTTTCCTCAGGTTTTTCCCAGGCTCTAACATTGgtaatgaaaattacattgtctgaataaaaaagttcacagtaattttataatatttcatataattatttaaataatatttataactagaaaaaaggaaaataaatttttaaataaaagtatatattcgTATATGACGGAGCGGTTCAACAATAGAAAATTGATtagaaattttacttaatccgacgtttatattacttttcagAAAGTGTTAGCTTTTAATGTTCTAACAGTATTCTGCTTTGGATAGCTATTTGGAGAATTCCAATGATTATTTTAGGGAAATGTTGAGCACAAGCTGACGGAGTGCAGCTAAAGCTAATAGCTATTTTAATCCGATTTTCTCTGTTGAGGTACTATCCAGTTTATTTAAGTCACAATATGAGTCAAGCTTAATAACTGCAGTGAATCAGAGTATTCAATAGGTaaagctatttaaaatatgcgttaatgattaataaaaagaaaagttttttgaaagtaattttgtttatgaaagtGAAGCTTTTTTTTAGTGGTGTTCCGGTCAGTAACGATTTACCTTTATATCGATATTTTTACTATCCATTATTTtggtatttcaaaataatcttttatgttCTGTACTTCTATCACATCACCGTCTCTCTCAGATTTCTGTTccattgttaaataatttttggttAAGCGTCACTTAATGTTCGCTTTCAGTACAGTTAAGAATTCATTACGAGCTCAAAGACAATGCctcaattctattttataataataacctacaaggaaaaatttaagataatatttcctGGGAGTAcaagatatttttcaaaaggAAGACCTGTGTGctgatatacttttatataggTAAAGAATGGGTCAATCATGATAAGATAGTGAAATGGGATTCCGTTTGTCTCGGTGTTGCCTGACCAACGATAAAGATAAGTATATGTcggacataaaaattaaatcttctacaaattaaaaatgaaacttcacagaattttaataagtcCAGAGTCTGGATGTTAAATAGCGGTAATGAAAGTAAacgttaaaaacaaaaactaagcTGCAGTCCAAAGTTCGAAAGCTTTTAagagaaattaaattcttgTGGACTTAGACCGAGAACCTTACACGCCTACTATGTTGAAGTTTGAGATAATATTTCTTGTTAGCACCTTTAAAGTTTACTTATAGAACATTTTAGtgtggttttatataaaatttgaaattacaaagtTTAGTGTACACAAAAGCATCCTAATTAATATGAGGCAAAAttctaacaaaataacttGTGGAAAAGTACATATCAGTGCAATTCCTATTATtagaataatcaataattggGGGTAgctgaaattatcaggtgtcacctgCATAACTACCTGCGTAGCAACCTATtcaagtgtagtcacaacaatgggTGTCGGTTGACATGAGTAGAGGCGAGAGTATAGATCACAAACAGGATTTGTGACGGGCGAGTTGAGAGAACGAGTCCAACCGCAGCAGGGTGCAGTCGTGTGGTCCAGTGTTCCGATGAGTTATTGTCAAGAAGTGTCAAAATTGTTGAAAAGAGGTTCGAAAATCATCACGTCCGACGTTGAACATCAGACTTCCGAAAAGGGTAGCAGCCACCCTCGCCTAGTCGCTGTTGTTCTGCCACCAGGTATTTCACAGACGTATAGGGAAGTTAGGTACACCCTTGTTACCTAAAAGCAGGGACTTAGTTTAGTGCTTTCTCACAACTTCACACACCTCCCTGTTTAGGCAGGAGGGACACCCCCATCCCGTCATCCATCATGGGCGACAGTATTTCCGCTCGTTTTGAAGCCCTGTTAGATTTCCTGGCCGAAAACGCCCCAAATCTCTACAAATATCTTTAACGTATATTGCCCAATACTAGGCTATAAGAGCGGCCACGTTCGATACGGACAGTCCGACTTCACTGGGCTGCCCACAACTCCGCATTCCATCTGATATAGAATTTTCAGAGTACGAATAGTCATCGGAGACATCGTCGCTAACTTTGGGTGCCGAGGAGGTTAACGACGGGTTCAGGCCCGTTGTATCCAATGCGAGAAAGAGGAAGGCGGCAAAGTCACTTAGGGCGTGTATGCCAAACAAGAAAGTAATGACGTCACCCGCAGCTGCCAGCGCACACACTTGTGTTCGCACCTGTTCTCGCAGCTGTGGGAAAAACCCAAACGACCACCgcgaattataataaattgacttTCCCGCCACCGCTTTATATTAGAGCCAACAAACGCTAAAACGATATTTCCAGCTTActaaacgataaaaatatcaactttATGTCAGCCCGGAACACAGCGGTAGGTATCAAGGCCTCTATCTCCACTCCAGCTCACCGCCGTGTCATGACCACGACTTTAAAGAAGAATAATATTGAGTACTACCTACGCCTTTCCGGAGGAGCGTAAGCTAGCTGTAGTCATCAAGGATCTCCCAGCGGAGATACgtgttaaaatcattaaagagGACCTTCAGTTCCAAAACCTACCGGTGGTGGATGTGCATCGTGTGTacagacaaacaaacaaaaaagcaTTTGACGTggttttagtttatttgttcCTTACCCCGGAAGATAAGAAAGTCTATAATTTAGCACCCATTTGCCACCTATCAGGCTTAAATATAGCCTCCGAGAAACCGCGGCGCCCATGGGCAATGCCATCGAAGCTAATTGTTCGGCCTGTCGATGTAATTGTAAAGTGCCTAGGCCACTACGCCATGTTAGATTGTAGCAGGGTCTCACCTACGGAGGAGCAGCCCAACTGCGTCTTGTGCGGCCAGCAGGGTCATCCCGCGAATTTTCCCAGATGTCCCAAAGCGCAGTACTGGGCGAAGGTTGGGCGACACCCCAACAAAGCCTTGGAGCCGGCTCTCATCCCTGCTGCCCCCCCTGCAACCCACGCCTGGCAAAGGCCTAGCATTATAAATGAACCGACAGTCCCTCAGACACTCCAGGCCCCTAAGAAACAACAGGCACCCCAAACCCTTAAGAAACCCCAGGCCCCTCATGCAAATACCGGCAATCGGCCTAGTATCCAACTTGCAGCTAGTCTGTGAATTCGCGAGACTCATAGACCCCACGGAGATGCAGACATTCACCGTCAAGCTGAGGGCCTCCGATGGCAATCCTTAGGCCCGCATGCTGGCAATGTGCCAGGACGCGGGCATGTTGAATGCCTTGGGAGCGTTCCAAGCCAATGGCTATTAGTAGTATAGATTAGGCGTCGCAGACACTCCTCCTAGACCCTGACAATAAACATATGATCGACAGTACAGACAAAAATGTCCTCAAGACACACTAAGActttatatacacacacaccgCCTTCCCAGGAGAAGACGAGATCCCGTTTCTTACACGTGGCTCTGCCGTTTTGCTGTCAGGGTTGTCATGCAGTCCCATCACTTGATGCTATCCTCCTCTTCAACGACATCCTAAGCCGAGGTCCAGCCTCTCAAAGGCATCTCTGGGACGGACATATCCCCCGTCGGGCCTTCCGGGCCCGAATAAAACGGATGGTTCCATCGGGCCACCCACCCCTCctggtgacgctgtaaaagccgaGAGGGCTAACAGCAACAGACAATTcgaaaaagattaaaaacaatCTCACACGAGACATCGCAGGGATCggacctcttcgaagtaaggtGATCCTCAAATCGCCTATGAGGTTACCACCTTTAATAGCTTCAGAGCCTGACGACTGTCAAGATTAAAATCATtgattgatgacgtcagttatgctgacgtcactcttttaaaAAACGACAAAGTGCTTCTAATTCCAACATATATAATCTCTttcatctttattaaataaaaagtgaaatcatcttattttcataataattcttaaatgaATACTTAAGATAATATCTACATATTTCACATAATATCTCTTTGAATAGCTGaaaggtaatttaaatattatgagttCTACAATTCTTTCAAGTtaccaataatataaatatgaagctATGTGAAGATGTATGTACGTATGGTTGATTGTTTCTCTttcatgcaaaatataaaaaacagatTTAGAATTAATTCCGTTAATTTGTGTTGCCCCAGGAAAGTTTAAATTGATTGATTGTTTGAAAAGTTTTTCTAAATACCTGACGACACCCAGAtgccattaaatattttgaacccTGAATAACTTacactaaatattattctttctgCGACGTAATGTTTCCgatttttgtatagaaaatatgtCTGCACAATTTTGATCTTAACAATTATTGATTGATACTTTGCCACAaaggttaattaaaatttactgctACATTAGGATGACTTTGTCGACAGGAAATAATGTTATCCCT
Proteins encoded:
- the LOC116774827 gene encoding uncharacterized protein LOC116774827 — translated: MCLIMTEVCIFVILLFIIQCRTQETTMKTIIIETTTEYVTYITDIPEEDVEQALIHGYGRYTTQSFLYDNHQYEKAFPADFERCYDDMIKCNTAVIVPKPVCVYNDPSDMDEGYRLFLTYCDAYFDNCLRGMRFWRILDFGRCVMNYQAKELQSIIKTRKKYGTSFRELYEFISSNKE